In Natronococcus occultus SP4, the following proteins share a genomic window:
- a CDS encoding DNA polymerase Y family protein — protein MADGPRLPGIEDDEDEEEPIVLHVDADCFYASCERLREPELRGEPVVVGMGYEPGETNGAVATASYEAREFGVESAQAISTALERLPRRAALESEAPRASEHSSGSPRDPDADDHDPELAESETGHYRPVDMDYYESVASDVQEILHDCADVVREVSIDEAYLEVTDRTAWEVADGFARHVKDRIRREVGIVVSVGAAPTMSAAKIASDFDKPDGLTVVRPGEIREFLAPLEVDLLHGVGPVTARELREMGLETAGDVAAADPKPLVERFGERGRELYDRARGEDDRRVEPKGDPKSFSRESAFADPVSEPGPKYEQIETLAAAVADRARREGALYRTVGVKAVLPPFDVNTRARSLPGPVDEPALVEEIARELFAEFEDEPVRKLGVRVANLEFAAADQASLDGWAGTPDADERDRDTDADADTERDTNTDGGQSSLADF, from the coding sequence ATGGCAGACGGGCCGCGACTTCCAGGGATCGAGGACGACGAGGACGAGGAGGAGCCGATCGTCCTCCACGTCGACGCGGACTGCTTCTACGCGTCCTGCGAGCGGTTACGCGAGCCCGAACTGCGGGGCGAGCCCGTCGTCGTCGGGATGGGGTACGAGCCCGGTGAAACGAACGGGGCCGTCGCCACCGCCAGCTACGAGGCCCGCGAGTTCGGCGTCGAGAGCGCGCAGGCGATCTCGACGGCCCTCGAGCGACTCCCCCGCCGTGCGGCTCTGGAGAGCGAGGCGCCACGCGCCTCGGAACATTCGAGCGGATCACCGCGAGACCCGGACGCGGACGACCACGACCCCGAACTCGCCGAATCGGAGACGGGCCACTACCGCCCCGTCGACATGGACTACTACGAATCCGTCGCGAGCGACGTCCAGGAGATCCTCCACGACTGCGCCGACGTCGTCCGCGAGGTGAGTATCGACGAGGCCTACCTCGAGGTTACCGACCGCACCGCCTGGGAGGTCGCCGACGGCTTTGCCCGCCACGTCAAAGACCGCATCCGCCGGGAGGTCGGCATCGTTGTCAGCGTCGGCGCGGCGCCGACGATGAGCGCGGCCAAGATCGCCAGCGACTTCGACAAGCCCGACGGGCTGACCGTCGTCCGTCCGGGCGAGATCCGGGAGTTTCTCGCACCGCTCGAGGTCGACCTGCTCCACGGCGTCGGACCCGTCACCGCTCGCGAACTGCGGGAGATGGGCCTCGAGACGGCCGGCGACGTCGCCGCGGCCGACCCCAAGCCGCTGGTCGAACGGTTCGGCGAACGGGGCCGGGAGCTGTACGATCGCGCCCGCGGCGAGGACGACCGACGGGTCGAACCGAAGGGCGACCCCAAGAGCTTCTCGCGGGAATCTGCGTTCGCCGACCCCGTTTCCGAGCCCGGTCCGAAGTACGAACAGATCGAGACGCTGGCGGCCGCGGTCGCCGACCGCGCTCGCCGGGAGGGTGCGTTGTACCGGACCGTCGGCGTCAAGGCCGTGTTGCCCCCGTTCGACGTCAACACCCGCGCGCGCTCGCTGCCCGGCCCGGTCGACGAGCCGGCGCTGGTCGAGGAGATCGCCCGGGAGCTGTTCGCGGAGTTCGAGGACGAACCGGTCAGAAAGCTCGGTGTCAGGGTCGCGAACCTCGAGTTCGCCGCAGCTGACCAGGCCAGCCTCGACGGCTGGGCGGGGACCCCCGACGCCGACGAACGGGACCGGGACACCGACGCCGACGCCGACACCGAGCGGGACACCAACACCGACGGCGGACAGTCGTCGCTCGCGGACTTCTAG